A single region of the Vicia villosa cultivar HV-30 ecotype Madison, WI linkage group LG4, Vvil1.0, whole genome shotgun sequence genome encodes:
- the LOC131596872 gene encoding uncharacterized protein LOC131596872 translates to MYDRDREQALLKEMVNFQGDGLLCNAEERFISDKYAARFSELAKFYPHYSEATAEFFKCIKFENRLCPEIKGIIGYQKIHKFPDLVDRCRTYEEDSKAHYKAMSVRVESNNIIVGNLTMLQIIKHEIAECRHKQVICLNYGEEGHIGAQCQKPKRAQTGGKIFALVGTQISSEDRLIRGICFINSTPLILINISATHYFIAADCVERLSLVLSSIKGEMVVNTPSKGLVTTSPICSKCPLSIFDRLLCGLSLFTVERSRYGETGFLSSSQLNELMKDEAQVFALMASLSVENRATIDELTVVREFAKVFPNKIPDVPPEREVEFTVDLVTSTKLVSKAPYRISVYELVELKKQLEELLEKKFVKPSVSHWGAPVLLIKKKDDSMRLCVDY, encoded by the exons ATGTATGATCGTGATAGGGAACAAGCTTTGCTCAAAGAGATGGTAAATTTTCAAGGTGATGGATTGCTCTGTAACGCAGAAG AGAGATTTATCAGTGATAAGTATGCTGCTAGGTTCTCGGAACTAGCAAAGTTTTATCCTCATTATAGTGAAGCAACTGCTGAATTTTTCAAATGCATCAAGTTTGAAAACAGGCTATGCCCAGAAATAAAGGGAATAATTGGATATCAGAAAATTCATAAGTTTCCGGATTTAGTGGATAGATGCAGAACTTACGAAGAGGATAGTAAGGCTCATTACAAGGCCATGAGTGTAAGAGTGGAAAGCAACAACATAATCGTGGGAAACCTTACAATGCTCCAGATAATAAAG CATGAGATAGCTGAATGTAGACACAAACAAGTAATATGTCTTAACTATGGTGAAGAAGGACATATCGGTGCTCAATGTCAGAAACCGAAGCGAGCTCAGACCGGAGGGAAAATTTTTGCTTTAGTTGGGACTCAGATATCTAGCGAAGACCGTTTGATCAGAGgtatatgtttcattaatagtaCTCCTTTAATTCTTATTAATATCAGTGCTACTCATTATTTTATTGCTGCTGATTGTGTGGAACGGTTGAGTCTTGTCTTGTCCTCTATAAAGGGAGAAATGGTTGTCAATACTCCATCTAAGGGATTAGTGACTACTTCTCCTATATGTTCGAAGTGTCCTTTGTCAATTTTTGATAGACTTTTATGTGGACTTAGTCTGTTTACCGTTGAACGGTCTCGAT ACGGAGAAACTGGGTTCTTATCTTCTAGTCAGTTAAATGAGTTGATGAAAGATGAAGCTCAGGTGTTTGCATTAATGGCCTCTTTGTCTGTTGAGAATCGGGCTACTATTGATGAATTAACAGTAGTGCGAGAATTTGCCAAAGTTTTTCCAAATAAAATTCCAGATGTGCCGCCagaaagagaagtggaatttACTGTTGATCTTGTCACTAGCACCAAACTTGTTTCTAAGGCACCATACAGGATATCAGTATATGAATTAGTAGAgttgaagaagcaattagaagaaCTGCTTGAAAAGAAATTTGTGAAACCAAGTGTGTCGCATTGGGGAGCTCCGGTGTTGTTAATAAAGAAGAAGGACGATAGTATGAGACTCTGTGTTGATTACTGA
- the LOC131596873 gene encoding factor of DNA methylation 4-like → MMNRKVEYTRESGLEYYEGRYYSELKDNYYKLEVSDSTFRCPFCLNKDYYSLTDLSRHASRIVADVHGETVKEIGKHYALVRYLDSKISENKSNVDDTLKSLNENAAEDELFVWPWMVVMANNVTKFDPNSRKYVGKSSKKIKEELIAQGFKPLKVTTPWNIRGQTKFVIVEFGNEWDGFANAMSLERSFEAEHCGKRDYLGSRERGDKLFGWMGRSDDYNSSDVVGKHLSEKGYLKTISGKEAEDKRKALKLQSSLENTLTQKKKELEEIKTKYDEMVDIKLVAEASKRKVSAEENWKASRIKLDDERKMKATQWNDYQGNSKEILDENDEKQWKLSKQKKDC, encoded by the exons ATGATGAACCGAAAAGTAGAATATACTCGTGAATCTGGTTTGGAATACTACGAGGGTAGATATTACAGTGAGTTGAAAGATAATTACTACAAGTTGGAAGTCTCGGACTCGACATTTAGGTGTCCGTTCTGTCTCAACAAGGATTATTATTCTTTGACTGACCTTTCAAGACATGCTTCAAGAATTGTTGCTGATGTGCATGGTGAGACTGTGAAAGAAATTGGTAAACATTATGCCCTTGTAAGGTATCTTGACTCTAAAATTTCTGAAAATAAGTCAAATGTTGATGATACTCTTAAGTCACTTAATGAGAATGCTGCTGAAGATGAGTTGTTTGTTTGGCCTTGGATGGTAGTTATGGCAAACAATGTTACAAAATTTGACCCGAACTCTCGTAAGTATGTAGGAAAGAGTAGTAAGAAAATTAAGGAGGAACTTATTGCTCAAGGGTTTAAGCCGCTGAAAGTTACAACACCGTGGAATATTAGAGGGCAAACAAAGTTTGTGATAGTTGAATTTGGAAATGAATGGGATGGTTTCGCCAATGCCATGTCGCTAGAGAGAAGCTTTGAAGCAGAACATTGTGGCAAGAGAGATTACTTGGGTTCAAGGGAACGAGGAGATAAACTCTTTGGGTGGATGGGACGTAGTGATGACTATAACTCCAGTGACGTTGTTGGCAAACACCTTAGCGAAAAAGGATATTTGAAAACTATTTCCGGAAAAGAAGCTGAGGATAAAAGGAAAGCCTTGAAGCTTCAATCTAGTTTGGAAAACACTTTAACGCAAAAGAAGAAGGAATTGgaagaaataaaaacaaagtaTGACGAGATGGTTGATATTAAGCTAGTTGCGGAGGCATCCAAGAGAAAGGTTTCTGCTGAAGAGAATTGGAAAGCATCTAGGATTAAACTTGATGATGAAAGGAAAATGAAAGCAACTCAGTGGAATGATTATCAAGGGAATTCCAAG GAGATAttagatgaaaatgatgaaaaacaaTGGAAATTGTCCAAACAAAAGAAGGACTGTTAA